Proteins from a single region of candidate division KSB1 bacterium:
- a CDS encoding restriction endonuclease, whose protein sequence is MDRLKNPPPDPEVEKIKRGERKEEERRQFEEKRHSQRMVDTAETERLWVENKDLVLKFFEISYRKVSIRDDYGDESWSVLHKQIVECLQKIGEREGVKVGIIKDWFKDDKSWRLEYSSGKEKQFRELARRLDSSFRIYHEKQKNNLVPMSEIEGYSGQEFEAYIAKLLPLIGFHEICGTPVTGDQGADLLARKDDRLFVFQVKRQKSPVGNKAVQEVVAALQFYGGDEGWVITNSTFTPAASALAEKSGVRLVDGVYLGTLIQQVLVGSPNV, encoded by the coding sequence TTGGATAGACTCAAAAACCCACCACCAGATCCGGAAGTTGAAAAAATTAAGAGGGGAGAGCGAAAAGAAGAGGAAAGACGCCAATTCGAGGAAAAGCGCCACAGTCAACGCATGGTAGATACGGCAGAAACAGAACGACTTTGGGTTGAAAATAAAGATTTAGTGCTAAAATTTTTCGAAATATCGTATCGAAAAGTGTCCATCCGTGATGATTATGGGGATGAATCATGGAGTGTATTACATAAGCAAATTGTTGAATGTCTTCAAAAAATAGGTGAACGGGAAGGTGTTAAGGTCGGAATTATAAAAGACTGGTTTAAGGATGATAAATCGTGGAGATTAGAATATTCATCTGGAAAAGAGAAGCAATTTCGTGAACTAGCCCGGCGTCTTGATTCTTCCTTCCGCATCTACCACGAAAAACAGAAAAATAATTTAGTGCCCATGTCTGAAATAGAAGGATATTCCGGTCAAGAATTTGAGGCGTATATTGCGAAGCTTCTCCCTTTAATTGGTTTTCATGAAATTTGTGGGACACCAGTTACTGGTGATCAAGGAGCAGATCTTCTCGCACGTAAGGACGATCGCTTGTTTGTATTCCAGGTTAAAAGGCAAAAGTCACCAGTAGGTAATAAGGCAGTACAAGAAGTTGTGGCAGCACTTCAATTCTACGGTGGGGACGAAGGTTGGGTGATAACAAACTCAACCTTCACTCCTGCCGCAAGTGCGTTGGCGGAAAAAAGTGGTGTTCGTCTTGTCGATGGTGTTTATCTAGGGACTTTAATTCAACAGGTATTAGTCGGGAGTCCAAATGTTTGA
- a CDS encoding type II toxin-antitoxin system RelE/ParE family toxin: MDEKTIFWVGSSLEDLRAFPEDARRMAGHCLHLVQQGLEPPDWKPIGTVGPGIYEIRIHTRLEHRVFYLAKFSEGIYVLHAFQKKTRKTPDAAIELARYRLKQVIRERSRQKEQ; the protein is encoded by the coding sequence GTGGATGAAAAAACGATCTTCTGGGTCGGTTCCTCTCTCGAGGATCTTCGTGCCTTCCCGGAAGACGCACGCCGCATGGCTGGACACTGCCTCCATCTTGTTCAGCAAGGCTTGGAGCCACCAGATTGGAAGCCAATAGGGACTGTGGGTCCTGGAATCTACGAAATTAGAATCCACACTAGGCTTGAACACAGAGTGTTCTACCTTGCGAAGTTTTCCGAAGGGATCTACGTACTGCATGCATTTCAGAAGAAAACCCGGAAGACACCGGACGCGGCGATCGAACTGGCGCGGTATCGACTGAAGCAGGTAATCAGAGAACGAAGTCGACAAAAAGAGCAGTGA
- a CDS encoding XRE family transcriptional regulator, which produces MKEKITRSSGNIFRDLGFPSEEAEYLKVRSALMIHLRKAIEARGLKQTEAAKLLGVTQPRISDLYKGKIHLFSIDTLVDMLTRAGVRVKVVVGPPKRSKVA; this is translated from the coding sequence ATGAAAGAGAAAATTACGCGCTCCAGCGGAAACATCTTCCGGGATCTGGGATTCCCCTCGGAAGAAGCCGAATACCTGAAGGTCCGTTCCGCTTTGATGATCCACCTCCGCAAGGCCATTGAAGCAAGGGGTCTCAAACAAACGGAAGCAGCGAAATTACTCGGTGTGACTCAACCTCGCATCAGCGATCTCTACAAGGGCAAGATTCATCTCTTCAGCATCGACACTTTGGTCGACATGCTCACCCGTGCCGGCGTTCGCGTCAAGGTGGTCGTCGGTCCTCCCAAGAGATCCAAAGTCGCCTAA
- a CDS encoding integron integrase translates to MRYAIRCRRYSTRTEESYVFWTERYLGFCRDGGMDRDADSVRAFLERLVVSEGMSASTQGVALNALVFYFKHVLGSPFGDLGEFRRSRRPARLPVVLGRDEVRRLLDSIEEAYRLPAALLYGGGLRLMEVLRLRVKDIDLDRRQIFVRDGKGQKDRVTVLPNRWIERLSRHLAEVRKIHARDMEVGYAGATFWKALERKYPGAPREWPWQYVFPASRLFVDPATGKARRHHLHETALQRAVRYAARKADISKPVGCHTLRHCFATHLLESGSDIRTVQELLGHSDVQTTMIYTHVLNRPGLAVRSPDDA, encoded by the coding sequence TTGCGGTACGCCATCCGGTGCCGCCGCTACTCCACCCGCACCGAAGAGTCGTACGTGTTCTGGACGGAGCGGTACCTCGGCTTCTGCCGCGATGGGGGGATGGACCGCGACGCCGATTCCGTCCGTGCCTTTCTCGAACGCCTGGTGGTCTCGGAAGGGATGTCGGCGTCCACGCAGGGAGTGGCGCTCAACGCGCTCGTATTCTACTTCAAGCACGTTCTCGGTTCCCCGTTCGGAGATCTCGGGGAGTTCCGGCGGTCGAGACGTCCCGCGAGATTGCCGGTCGTTTTGGGCCGGGATGAGGTCCGTCGGCTCCTGGATTCCATCGAGGAGGCGTATCGCCTCCCGGCAGCGCTGCTGTACGGCGGCGGCCTGCGGCTCATGGAGGTATTGCGCCTTCGGGTGAAGGACATCGATCTCGATCGCCGCCAGATCTTCGTGCGCGACGGGAAGGGACAGAAGGACCGCGTGACGGTCCTGCCCAATCGTTGGATCGAACGGCTCTCCCGCCATCTCGCCGAGGTCCGGAAGATCCACGCCCGCGACATGGAAGTCGGTTACGCCGGAGCGACGTTCTGGAAGGCGCTGGAACGGAAATACCCGGGAGCGCCCCGCGAGTGGCCCTGGCAGTACGTTTTCCCCGCTTCGCGGCTGTTCGTGGATCCGGCCACCGGGAAGGCGCGGCGGCACCACCTGCATGAAACGGCTCTCCAGCGCGCGGTCCGCTACGCGGCGCGCAAGGCGGACATCTCCAAGCCGGTCGGATGCCACACGCTGCGGCACTGTTTCGCCACCCACCTGCTCGAGTCGGGCTCGGACATCCGCACCGTGCAGGAGTTGCTCGGGCACAGCGACGTGCAGACCACGATGATCTACACTCACGTGCTGAACCGGCCCGGGCTCGCCGTCCGCAGCCCGGACGACGCGTAG
- a CDS encoding TfoX/Sxy family protein, which translates to MAFDETVAERIRGALAGAPDVVEKRMFGGIAFMVRGNMCCGVIGDRLMLRVGPKGYDTALSRPHAGRMDFTGRPMKGMVYVEPAGFASSRDLRKWIDRAMEFTMSLPPK; encoded by the coding sequence ATGGCGTTTGACGAGACGGTGGCGGAGAGGATACGCGGGGCGCTGGCGGGGGCGCCGGACGTCGTCGAGAAGAGGATGTTCGGCGGGATCGCGTTCATGGTCCGCGGCAACATGTGCTGCGGCGTGATCGGCGACCGCCTCATGCTCCGGGTGGGACCGAAGGGGTACGATACCGCGCTGTCCCGCCCTCACGCCGGGCGGATGGATTTCACGGGAAGGCCGATGAAGGGGATGGTCTACGTCGAGCCCGCGGGGTTCGCGTCGTCCCGGGACCTCCGGAAGTGGATCGACCGGGCGATGGAGTTCACGATGTCGCTCCCCCCGAAGTAG